The Onychomys torridus chromosome 4, mOncTor1.1, whole genome shotgun sequence DNA window GACACAGCTGTTGTTGCTACAGTGCTGTTTTATCACGAGCATCAAATTTGCTCAGCTCTGCTTGCTGACATTCAATTATCTGTCATTCACAGGACTGCAAAACCAGCCGTGCCATGATCGCAATGCATCATCAGCTTTCCCAGCACTACTTTGGAAGCTTTATTCTAGATATTAGAAAACCTCCTTTCTAGCGTTGGCTTAAAGATTGCAAAGGCATGGACATCACTTAGAAGGGATAAGACTTCAACATTTCTAGCATGTCCTAATTTCAATAATGGGCTTACAATGATTTTCAAGGGACTCTTGGGCAACATAATGGGGTTGAGGCCTACTAGGTagcaccagcttgcttcttgttCAAATACTTTCACTTTTATGTAGAACACAGCCAAAATGTCAGATCTTATACAAAGACCCCAATAGCTCATATAAAAACCACAAAACTAcaagaaatgaagggaaaagagaaactaATTATCATTGAGTGAATACACCCTCCCAGATTTTGTGTGTGCTCATCTTATTGGCTTATATACAACTTTCTTTCCTCCATACAATAAAGGAGGTGTCTGTCTCTTCCTTGCACTGAGGAAGGATGTGATCATCCCATCAACAATAGATAAAACCCAGAATAGATTCATTCTATCTGGTGCTCCCAAAAGTATGTCCACTACCACACGCCGTGGtcactcttttttaaaacaataggGTTATTAATGTAGGCAAGCTCGGGTAAGGCCCTTGGGTCACACATTACTGGTTTCAAGTTAAGGAAATGAGGTTGGGTAAAAGCTTTTTGGTCTCTCTTGAACGTTTCATAAGCAGGAAATCAACTTTGGGCCTCTCTCTCAAGCTATGAAGTGTCGATGTCTATGACAACCCTGGAAGCTCTTGCGGTAGTTCACAGTATTGATGTGATGAAGACTTCTCCACCTGCTGGACCAACCTGACAAACTGAGATCTAGAGAGCTGCTTCTCTATGACTCACAGTACCCAACTCCCTTCCACCCTTTCTCCCTTCCAACCTTTAAGCAAAACTGACACAGAATTCATTTTTAACAGAGATAGGATATAAAAATTTTTCAAGCCCCTTCAATTTAAAACACAAGCCACAAGCTTTTCCTTCAACTCACTTTACAGGCTGTATCATAGAGATTTTACAACTACCCAATGGGGTATTCAACGATTGCTGCAAGCTAACAACCTAGAAAAAGAGAACTGCTAACCAAAGCTATCGTACTGAAtgtttatttttggaaaatacTCATTCTATGGACATTTTGCTTAAGCCACATAAAGTGTTGTGTTGCTCTGTGAGGCTTGGTGGATGATGTTTCAGATTTTGAGGTGTCTGCATATGTTCCTCTGTGAGTCTTGGTGGATGGTGTTTCATATGTTGGGGTGTCTGTGTGTTCTGTGAGGTTTGGTGGGTGGTGTTTCATATGTTGGGGTGCCTGTGTATGAAGGAAGTGAAAAACAACTCCACAGTGCAGATTTCATGTCTGTTTTAACCTGAGGTGATAACTGACAATGATGACTGACAGTTACAGCCTTCATCTGGTCCCTTTGCAAGTTTATGTGCGTTCTCCCTTGTACAAACGCAAACCAATGTGAACATTTGCATTTTCCAACATGAAGACCAGTTTCAAATATGTGGGGTTCCTAATAATGACAACCatcataaaatgaatgaaaacagttttttttatATTGACCTCTACCTGCCAGTCCAAAGATATTGGTTGTAAATGGGTACACAGATAAAGCCTTTGTTTCATAGGTTGCAGTTAAAACTTTTGATAAcataataaagtatattttaagttttatttgacTGTTTGAAACCATCAGTTGTGAAAATATACACCTTGTGTGTGGACatatattgtgtgtatgcatgtgtttctttAAATTGGGAGGGGATAAAAACCCTAGATATTCTGTGACAACATAAAGGAATACAGCAATGGCAAGGGActgttggatctctgagttcaacagCATTTTCTACTCTGAACCTTCTATACAGAGTGTTTCAAGTGGACTCGCCCTCTCTGAAGTTTCTCTAACATGAAAGTgaaattaaattacatttgtgGAAGGCTGTAGGATTCTAAACACAccttaattcttaaaaaaaaaaaaaaaactgacaagatttttctagttttatacAAATTAACTATAGGAAGTAGTCattaaagagagacagacagacagacagttaaGGCAAAGATCAAAGGAGTGATTTTGCTACTGATTTCCTTAACAAGTTTGTTAATGGGAGAACAAGCTCATAGAAGAAATGTCTGAGTTAACTGAATACTTCCAAATAGCCACCACTTTTGTTGTTGATCAACTAAGGTTATTTATAAAGAAGGAATCAAAtgaataactttaaatttctaggaaaatattaaaaatactttcaaacttcattttcaatattttcctgAGCTAGAAGCTAGTTACCAGTGTCACCCATTTGTATTGTTTTCCCAATTATCTGGGTGATTGACTTCATGTGCACACTatacatgtttctctctctctctctctctctctctctctctctctctctctctctctctctctgtgtgtgtgtgtgtgtgtgtgtgtgtgtgtgtgtgtgtgtgtacgtgttgATTGTTTGTCTTATCCTTCCCTCGTGGCTCAAGAGTTGAACACACATTTTGCTCTTCTATTATGTCATGATAtgctattttaacattttaacctTGGAAAGTATAACATTTGACATTGGATTTTATAACCCTCTTGTAAAACAATGAAAGTTTGGGCTTCAAGAGAAGTGAATGCTTTTCTCAAATCATTAAACACATCTCTTATTTATTATACTCtagaatttcattcttttctagaattacttattttaaatgtcttccttgatcattTTGAAAAGCTTAATGTCTGTTCTTCAATCAAAATATGCCACAAGTAGTACGCCAtgtaaaaatttagaaataacaCTATCCATGTGTCAGAAGAGCATAAGTGCATGACCTTAgtgactacaaagagaaacatgTCTTTTTCATATTGTTGATGCCAATATGCATCTAAAACAAATCTCACTTTCTTCCAAAGTAATAGAAGTTTTTCATTTACATTATACATCTAACCACCAAAAGTTCTCATGGTTTCATATATaatcatttaaaatcttttaaaaataaataatgcacaTTAACTATAATTAGGTGTTCTCTTACTTTTTTGTGAAGTGGCATTCTTGATCAAGTAAATAGCTGCTTACATGGAAAAAACTCTCACTAAATTCTAAAGAAAGAAGTTTGGAAACCTGAAACAGAGAACATaaacttttattgaaaacaaagaaaaccacgTAGTTAGTTCTTTATTTAACAGCAAGAAGGtcggtagatgatagatagatagatacagagatagatacagagatagatagacagagaacCTGGCAAATTCCATGTCTTTAAATATAGTATTAAATGAAAGGTAAATCTAATGTTCACAAAGAAGTAAAGCTGTCTTAATTCCCATTCATCTGGCAACAAAAGAGAATTAAATCATTTAAGAAATTCCAGCATTCACATAATCCTCATCAGGTATCAGGTACCAAAGTTGTTACCACCCTGAACCTTGAATCATAAAATCTCAGCTAAACCTTCATTCATGGTTATCTATTGATAGTGATCCAGAtgagtttaaaatatattaatatatactgCATGCAATAGCAAGACCATTGCTATTTCCAGATTACCAAGACTCAAATATCCACCTACCACTACCATGTTACCCAGGTGTTAACTCTGACCCTGCTGTACGTGATAGAATATGGTGACGTGCAATGATACCAAAGAATGCTACCAAATGTGCTCCTGCTACTGCATTACCTTGTCCATGAGGAGCATGAATGATTTCCCAGTTGAACATACCTTAAAATAGTCTTTGTGGgcagaatgttttaaaattgaattatgTGGTGAGAGAACACAGCTAAAAAGTCCAAGTTTATGGAGTATCATATATGCTAATATCTTTATCATGTTTCTTAGCCATAGACTACTCATGCCACTTAAACTCTATGGGAACTTGTCAGTTACGTCTAACAAAGAAGCCCTCATGTGGGTTGATTAACAATGTAGCCCCGCTACATAAAACTGTGTTTTGAAGCTAAGTAGAAAATGATAGGGCTCATCGGGAATCCAGGTCAgcaaacaggttttctctgtggaaTGATCAAAGGATCTGAATTAGAACAGGAGATTGTCCCAGTCCATCAATCTCCTACCCAACTTTATCAAAAAAGActgaatttttctcattttatttggaAAACTTGCATTTGTCCCAAAAGAAATTAGCAGGCTCAACATTTTAAGGGTAACATATCTTACGTAGTCAGGGTGAAGAATAAAGAAGCATTTCAATCAAGTTCAAAACTGTGTCTTTTAAGTACTCCACAGTAGTATGTGATACTATGGAAATATATTATATGACCAGGAAGAATTAAGAAATCTGCTATGAGAATGCGTGGGATTTGTTACACATAAATAAGCAATCGTCTAAGTAGGACTAACCCAGGCTTTTGCACCCAatgggaaagaaacaaacaaagggcTGAGTAGCACAATGAAGACTGTATTACATTCAGACAATAAGGAATTGTCTTTTATTTGGATCCAAATGATATTTTTATCTGTGGTAACAGAAAGTTCAGAGCAATACATACAGAAgcacaaaatgaaaatttgtgGAATAAACCCTCCAAGAGTATAAATATACTCTTTTCATAAATATTCAATGCATTATTTGACATGTTGGTTGGAGTGAAGCTCCACAAGTACAATTTTAAGCTTCTTGCTTTGGGCTTTGGTCCAATAAAGTATATATTCCCCACAACTATCAGCTTTTTCACTAAAAATATGTATGCTCACACCCTACTTCTAAAATAGTCTAAGATAATTATTTGCATTTTCATAGTAACTAGTATAGTTATGACTGCCATTGTCTCTCATTTCTAAGCAAAGAAAATGGTTTTGAAATACTGTTAATACAAGAATGTGTGGGAATGgagtaaggcattttcttaaaatggtgctaaaattgccatttttatttttaattattttcgtTGTGCTAGACAAGATTTTGTTTTcagtaacaaaaataaagctATCCAATACAATTCTCTAGTCTAGTGCTCACCAGTCATCTAGCCCCTCCCTGGAGCAAATTCACAATGGATTTCATTCATTTTGAAAGCATAAAGCTAGCACTTAGCACACAGAATTCTGACTGACAATTGCTCAGGATTTTAGTGAGAAAATTCACTGACTGGTGACACCTAGCAAGGCGATCTGTTGAATTTTCACTCAGTAGATGCCAAGGAAAACCACTTAAGACACGGTATTTTTTGAAGATAAACagtaaggcaaaaaaaaaaaaaaaaagttactgacAGAATCTATAAAAACCATGTTTAATGGAGGAGGGGTTTAATCGCAGGCTTCTCATTGgcctaaagaaagaaagacaccaaAAGAATTATGGGAGTCACATGAACAGTTCTCCTTTCCCTTGACTCTCTCTCTTACGATTACTACTTTTAATGCCAAATCATGCCAGACTTGCCTTTGGGGCAATGCTTGCCACTTAACGCTTTATTAGTTGACTTTTTAAATAGCAAACACCCAGGAATTAGTCTAAAGCCTTTTGGTTTGAGGTTACCAGAAGGAATTTTGTCTATGGTTATTTCCACGTTGCTTTACTGTGAAAAGACGTTAAGCTTGCACAACGGAGTTAACCTTTCTTTAGCTCTCATGCCGCTTCTTAGTCCCTCTAGGTTTATAAGTGCATCATCGACTCAAATTCATCAATTCTCTGTTTGGTGTTCCCTTTCCTGATTTTCCGATAGGATATCGTATTGTATCTGGAATAAGCATTCCTGGAGATATCTCCCTTCTTTCCCAACACGGGCTGCTCATCAGGGGTCCCtggctgggagctggggctgCTTAGCGGGGAGTCTTCCCTTGCATAGTTTTCCTCTTTTAACTGAGAACTGTTGCTGTGATTTCTCTTAAATTCTATTACTCGAACTTCATCTTCATCATCGTTGCAGTCGTCGACGTCTTCCTCATTAATTTCTTCATTCCAAACTTCTGGTTCCTCATCACATTTAGAATGCAATATGTCAACTGGACTAGATTTCCGGAACCCCAACCACTCTATTTCGGTTGCCCGGTAGGTTGTGCTGTCATCTTCTCGGTGCTCTAGAGGTTGGTGGACCATCCTTTCCTTCTGTGCGTCAATCTCCAGGTCACTGCTGCTCAGAGCAATCTTCTTCCACGGATGCCCTGTAGCAAAATGGATTCGTGAGTCAGACGTGCTGGGGTTTCAGAACACCTCGCTGCTATCCTGTAATCCTCTAACTCATTCTACTGGACAGTCAGATTTCAACTTGTGCCTTATGGACTGTGACTCTGCGTTGCCTGATAATCTAGACAATCAAGCAGGCTTCACAGTCAAAATAGCTTGCAGAACACTGCATTTcatatagttaaataaatatcTCAGAACTTAagttttttaaatgctgatggATATTGTATGTCTTCAGTAACGTCTACAACTCAACCTCATTCAACTGGAATTCTATTATCAGACACTAGTGTACTTAGTAAGATTACTGTTCTCTGAGGCACACTTAAAATTTTTCCCTTGTCAAAActagatatgcatatatatacatgagtgtgtgtatatatatgtatgtatatatttgtatcatgtgtgtgtacatgtatctattttatatgtgtgtatatatacacactcagTACATGTTTAGAATTATTTTACATCCATAAACACATCCTTCAAGGACAATGCAAACAATATCTCATAGGGGAAAGCTTTATTACAGTGTGAAAATGATGACTACCTGTGTCTAGTCACATTCAGAGTAGTAGTTTTGACATTTGACACTGTCCCTTGAATGGTAAAAAAGAGCAAAGGCTTGGGCTGGAtaaatggctcagttgttaagagcattgGTGTAGCTGAAGTCTTCCTCATCCCGGCTTCCGAGGTCTCACAGTCTTGTAGCCACTGAGACCgaaataagcacacagaggcttatattaattaaaactattcagccatttgctcaggctgaccactgactagctcttacatttaaactcagcccatttctgttcacctatatgtcgccatgtgttatatggctttacctgtgtgctgttacatgctgctccatgGACGGTAGGCTGTGTCTCAtcactcagctttcctgttcccagaattctcttctctgcttgttccgcctatacttcctgcctagctactggccaatcagcattttatttattaaacaatcagagcaacacattcacagcatacagagtgatatacaTAacacactagctgttcttccagaaaacccaggttccagtccaagcacccacatggtggcttacaaccattcctaactccagttccaacaccctcttctggcctctacaggcactaggcatgcacatggtacacagacatacatgcaggcaaaacattcatacatataaaataacacaaaaataaaaaagtataaaaaagagcaaaggaagactggagagatggcttagtggttacaggtacttgctcttgcagagcaaCAGGTTTTggttccaacacccacatggcagcctatACCTCTGTctcactctagttccagagggtcaacgctttcttctggcctc harbors:
- the Ermn gene encoding ermin; protein product: MTDAPETLSGTECNGDRPPDNDQQHISQTSKDAADAGGTQTYYSVEPSLEDLPARGSQEESGNSKGSVLPKEPAENSQENLFVVHKAIKDLSLQEASAEDMAFREGHPWKKIALSSSDLEIDAQKERMVHQPLEHREDDSTTYRATEIEWLGFRKSSPVDILHSKCDEEPEVWNEEINEEDVDDCNDDEDEVRVIEFKRNHSNSSQLKEENYAREDSPLSSPSSQPGTPDEQPVLGKKGDISRNAYSRYNTISYRKIRKGNTKQRIDEFESMMHL